In Alicyclobacillus macrosporangiidus CPP55, a single window of DNA contains:
- the trpA gene encoding tryptophan synthase subunit alpha encodes MERIERAFRRHADRAAFIPFLNTGDPSFDRSLELFRAVLRAGADILEIGAPYSDPLADGPVIQASALRSLQAGFRLPQVFEAASALRPETDAGLVLFTYVNPVVQYGLERFFSDARTAGADGVIIPDLPFEESDPVRAVADQNGIALIPLVAPTSGEDRIAEICRQARGFVYCVSSLGVTGERARMSARLQALVQTARRYTEVPVAVGFGVSRPEQAHEIAGFADGVIVGSAIVRRVGEAVAAGRGDEELLESVSGFAGALIEALHRTGAAATPTLQ; translated from the coding sequence ATGGAACGGATTGAGCGGGCGTTTCGGAGGCATGCGGACAGAGCGGCGTTCATCCCGTTCCTGAACACCGGGGACCCGTCGTTCGACCGCTCGTTGGAGCTGTTTCGCGCGGTGCTGCGGGCCGGTGCCGACATCCTCGAGATCGGCGCGCCATATTCTGATCCACTCGCAGACGGTCCGGTGATCCAGGCGTCGGCGCTGCGCAGCCTGCAGGCCGGATTTCGCCTGCCGCAGGTGTTCGAGGCGGCGTCCGCGCTGCGGCCCGAGACCGATGCGGGCCTGGTGCTCTTCACTTATGTCAACCCGGTGGTGCAGTACGGCCTGGAGCGGTTCTTCTCGGACGCCCGGACGGCCGGCGCGGACGGCGTGATCATCCCGGATCTGCCGTTTGAGGAGAGCGATCCGGTGAGAGCCGTGGCGGACCAAAACGGCATCGCGCTGATCCCTTTGGTGGCACCCACTTCCGGGGAGGACCGGATCGCAGAGATCTGCCGGCAGGCCCGCGGGTTTGTGTATTGCGTGTCGTCCCTCGGCGTGACGGGCGAGCGGGCGCGCATGTCGGCCCGGCTGCAGGCGTTGGTCCAGACGGCCCGCCGGTACACCGAGGTGCCCGTCGCGGTCGGCTTTGGGGTCAGCCGGCCGGAGCAAGCGCACGAGATCGCCGGATTCGCCGACGGCGTCATCGTCGGCAGCGCCATCGTGCGGCGCGTTGGAGAAGCCGTAGCGGCGGGCCGCGGGGACGAAGAACTGTTGGAATCCGTATCCGGCTTCGCCGGTGCGTTGATAGAAGCCCTGCACAGAACTGGTGCGGCGGCGACACCAACCTTGCAATGA
- the aroF gene encoding 3-deoxy-7-phosphoheptulonate synthase, whose protein sequence is MIVVMKEGAREDEVQAVVSLLQGKGLETHLSQGAEKTIIGIIGPKERVLGMPIESMPGVEKVVRVSNPFKLASRAFHPQDTLVQVGPHVVGGANPVVIAGPCSVESREQILEVAHAVKRSGAHMLRGGAFKPRSSPYSFQGLGEEGLKLLAEAREATGLPVVSEVMDIEALPMMLEYVDVLQIGARNMQNFPLLRAVGKTDKPVLLKRGLSATIEEWLMSAEYILSEGNRNVILCERGIRTFEKYTRNTLDLNAVPVVQYYSHLPVIVDPSHGVGHSRYVLAMARAGIAAGAHGLIVEVHPRPTEALSDGEQSLTLEDFDQMMREVTRVAEAVHGVEAPVYVPGR, encoded by the coding sequence ATGATTGTCGTGATGAAGGAAGGGGCGCGCGAAGACGAGGTCCAGGCCGTCGTTTCCCTGCTGCAGGGCAAAGGGCTGGAGACGCATCTGTCGCAGGGTGCGGAAAAGACCATCATCGGCATCATCGGGCCCAAGGAGCGCGTGTTGGGCATGCCGATTGAGTCGATGCCGGGCGTCGAAAAGGTGGTGCGGGTGAGCAATCCGTTCAAGCTGGCCAGCCGCGCGTTCCACCCTCAGGACACCCTGGTGCAGGTGGGGCCGCACGTGGTCGGCGGCGCCAATCCGGTCGTCATCGCCGGTCCGTGCTCGGTGGAATCGCGCGAGCAGATCCTTGAAGTCGCGCACGCCGTGAAGCGTTCTGGCGCCCATATGCTGCGCGGCGGGGCGTTCAAACCGCGTTCCTCCCCGTACTCGTTCCAGGGCCTCGGGGAAGAGGGATTGAAGCTGCTGGCGGAGGCGCGCGAGGCCACGGGCCTGCCGGTGGTCAGCGAGGTGATGGACATCGAGGCGCTCCCGATGATGCTGGAGTACGTCGACGTACTGCAGATCGGCGCGCGGAACATGCAGAACTTCCCGCTCTTGCGCGCCGTCGGGAAGACGGACAAACCGGTCCTGCTCAAGCGCGGCCTGTCGGCCACCATCGAAGAGTGGTTGATGTCGGCAGAGTACATCCTGTCCGAAGGCAACCGCAACGTCATCCTGTGCGAGCGCGGCATCCGGACATTTGAGAAGTACACCCGCAACACGCTCGATCTCAACGCCGTCCCGGTAGTGCAGTACTACTCCCACCTCCCGGTGATCGTCGATCCGAGCCACGGGGTCGGCCATTCCCGGTACGTCTTGGCGATGGCGCGTGCCGGCATCGCGGCGGGCGCCCACGGGCTGATTGTCGAGGTGCATCCGCGCCCGACTGAGGCCTTGTCGGACGGGGAGCAGTCGCTGACGCTCGAGGACTTCGACCAGATGATGAGGGAGGTCACGCGCGTCGCGGAGGCAGTGCACGGCGTAGAAGCCCCCGTGTACGTCCCTGGCCGGTGA
- a CDS encoding prephenate dehydrogenase, which translates to MNGRVGARPATVLVVGCGLIGTSLALALHRARPGLVVHGVERSDVHRRQALATGAFAEVFPALPDLAEAERGGRYELAVLAVPVDAACALLPATARLADVVMDVCSVKRPLVEAAEAAGLKAVFAPTHPMAGTADSGPAHARADLFDGRTWIVLDGWPACDAVTPWLEETGARRVRLPSADDHDAAMASVSHGVHLASLSAMLAYRRTAGGRAGDWAILAGPGFRDVTRLSRSGPDFWVPTLTANRDYVTVYLRALAEELNAFARSLEEADVNALHQRLTEARMARLAWEEKVNHGGETTP; encoded by the coding sequence GTGAACGGACGGGTCGGGGCACGCCCGGCCACCGTGCTGGTGGTCGGCTGCGGCCTGATCGGGACCTCGTTGGCCCTCGCGCTGCACCGTGCCCGCCCCGGCCTGGTGGTGCACGGCGTGGAACGCTCGGATGTGCACCGCCGGCAAGCACTGGCCACCGGCGCGTTTGCGGAGGTCTTTCCGGCGCTGCCGGATCTGGCTGAAGCCGAGCGAGGCGGGCGATACGAACTGGCGGTCCTGGCGGTCCCTGTGGACGCCGCGTGCGCTCTTCTGCCCGCCACCGCGAGGCTGGCCGATGTGGTCATGGACGTGTGCAGCGTCAAGCGCCCTTTGGTCGAGGCCGCGGAGGCTGCCGGATTGAAGGCGGTCTTCGCGCCGACCCACCCGATGGCCGGAACGGCCGACTCGGGGCCCGCCCACGCCCGTGCGGACCTGTTCGACGGACGCACCTGGATTGTGCTGGACGGCTGGCCGGCATGTGATGCAGTCACCCCCTGGCTGGAGGAAACCGGGGCGAGACGGGTTCGCCTGCCGTCCGCGGACGATCACGATGCCGCTATGGCGTCCGTCAGCCACGGTGTACACCTGGCGTCCCTCTCGGCCATGCTGGCGTACCGCCGCACGGCCGGTGGACGGGCCGGGGACTGGGCCATCCTGGCGGGACCCGGGTTTCGCGATGTGACCCGCCTGTCGCGCTCGGGCCCGGACTTCTGGGTGCCGACCCTGACGGCGAACCGGGATTATGTCACGGTCTATCTGCGCGCCCTCGCAGAGGAGTTGAACGCGTTCGCCCGGTCACTGGAGGAAGCCGACGTGAACGCGCTGCATCAGCGGTTGACGGAAGCCCGAATGGCCCGTCTCGCATGGGAGGAGAAGGTGAATCATGGCGGAGAAACGACCCCTTGA
- the aroA gene encoding 3-phosphoshikimate 1-carboxyvinyltransferase, protein MAEKRPLEQGMHCFPGSPLRGTVAVPGDKSITHRAILFGLLAAGRTEVSGWLDAGDCRSSLRVARMLGAEVAEADDGRLVITGTGGHLREPEDVLDCGNSGTTMRVFLGAIAARVPFAVLTGDGSLRRRPMRRVIDPLTDMGAAIYARSGRFAPLAVEGRPLRGIDYTLPVASAQVKSAILVAGLLAHDGVTAVTEPEATRDHTENLLTAFGVHVKRTSSPAGNRIEVEPGQVLRGAPVAVPGDPSSAAFLIAAAALVPGSAVTVTGVGLNATRTGFLRVLGRMGARIELGNLRKVSGEVVGDITVTHGPLTGVEIEPAEVPSLIDELPVLAVLAAFAEGTTRVRGAAELRVKETDRIAAVAEGLRAMGVLVDEAEDGFTVYGRGMVDGGVVDSHGDHRIAMSFAVAGLASRRGVTVHGWDCVNISYPTFAATLEQLGASLQARPE, encoded by the coding sequence ATGGCGGAGAAACGACCCCTTGAGCAGGGGATGCACTGTTTCCCCGGATCCCCGCTGCGGGGGACGGTGGCCGTGCCGGGCGACAAGTCCATCACGCACCGGGCCATCCTGTTCGGCCTGCTGGCCGCGGGCCGGACGGAGGTGTCCGGTTGGCTCGACGCCGGCGATTGCCGTTCGTCGCTTCGGGTGGCCCGGATGCTCGGCGCCGAAGTGGCCGAGGCAGACGACGGCAGGCTCGTCATCACCGGAACGGGGGGGCATCTGCGCGAACCCGAGGATGTGCTCGACTGCGGCAATTCGGGCACGACGATGCGGGTGTTCCTCGGCGCCATCGCAGCGCGCGTTCCGTTCGCGGTGCTGACGGGGGACGGTTCTTTGCGCAGGCGGCCGATGCGCCGCGTGATCGATCCGCTCACAGACATGGGAGCGGCGATCTACGCGCGCTCTGGCCGGTTCGCGCCCTTGGCGGTGGAGGGCCGCCCCCTGCGCGGGATCGACTACACCCTGCCCGTGGCCAGTGCGCAGGTGAAATCGGCCATCCTGGTGGCAGGCCTGTTGGCACACGACGGCGTCACGGCGGTGACGGAACCGGAGGCGACCCGGGACCACACCGAAAACCTGCTCACGGCCTTTGGCGTGCACGTCAAACGCACGTCGTCGCCGGCGGGCAACCGCATCGAGGTGGAGCCGGGACAGGTGCTTCGCGGTGCACCGGTGGCGGTGCCGGGCGATCCATCATCGGCCGCCTTCCTCATCGCGGCGGCGGCCCTGGTTCCCGGTTCCGCCGTGACGGTGACCGGCGTCGGCCTCAATGCCACGCGCACCGGCTTTCTCCGGGTCCTCGGCCGTATGGGTGCCCGCATCGAACTGGGTAACCTGCGCAAGGTATCCGGGGAAGTGGTGGGCGACATCACGGTGACACACGGGCCGCTCACTGGCGTGGAGATTGAGCCGGCAGAAGTGCCTTCGCTCATCGACGAACTTCCGGTCCTGGCCGTGTTGGCGGCGTTTGCGGAAGGCACGACGCGCGTGCGCGGGGCCGCGGAACTGCGGGTCAAGGAGACCGACCGCATCGCCGCGGTGGCCGAAGGGCTGAGAGCCATGGGGGTCCTGGTCGACGAGGCGGAGGACGGATTCACGGTGTACGGACGAGGGATGGTGGACGGCGGTGTGGTGGACAGCCACGGTGACCACCGGATCGCCATGAGCTTCGCCGTCGCCGGACTGGCGTCCCGCCGCGGGGTCACCGTGCACGGTTGGGACTGCGTAAACATCTCGTATCCCACCTTTGCGGCCACTTTGGAACAGCTCGGCGCGTCTTTGCAGGCGCGGCCTGAATGA
- a CDS encoding DNA repair helicase XPB produces the protein MRALLYVQKDGTLLVQSDHPRYEAVRPRLMAFAEMAQRMDPIHIYRIRPISLWQAASLGCTAREILTFLRDHAAHPVPYDLQRTVVEEIAKWGRLTLHRGARGRIVLRGDPDALAAARAVPELAAMTAVDRSDGLVLRASDRARVKRVLASAGLPVIDHVGYQAASALSFSLREETRLRSYQEEAVRRFLQQGREQSGVVVLPCGAGKTLVGIAVIQALGLHALVLTPSETAARQWQREFLDRTTLRPEDVSLYRPGRPVTPVTITTYQRVAAQDRRGRRRHLESLTSHPWGIVVYDEVHMLPAPLFRLAADLQGARRLGLTATLVREDGAEADVFSLIGPKCYEVPWKQLEQAGYLAAVRCVELHVPLPAAERARYLAAGIREQHRIAASNSAKRRVVAALLKQHAGESVLILGHYLEPLRALADAIGCPLVTGTTPQPERERWFEAFRTGRIRCIALSRIANMAVDLPCASVAIQVSGLFGSRQEEAQRLGRLLRPQTQEGVFYTLVSEGTVEAQTAKHRQLYLVEQGYTYSVYDSDEYLPEGVDEDEAVGVPEHR, from the coding sequence ATGCGCGCACTGCTGTACGTGCAGAAGGACGGGACCCTGTTGGTGCAATCGGATCACCCACGCTACGAGGCCGTGCGGCCGCGCCTGATGGCGTTTGCGGAGATGGCCCAGCGGATGGACCCCATCCATATCTACCGCATCCGTCCCATCTCTCTGTGGCAGGCAGCGAGCCTCGGCTGCACTGCGCGCGAGATCCTGACCTTCCTGCGCGATCACGCGGCACACCCTGTCCCGTACGACCTCCAGCGGACCGTCGTGGAAGAGATCGCGAAGTGGGGACGGCTGACCCTGCACCGGGGCGCTCGAGGGCGCATCGTACTGCGCGGAGATCCGGACGCTTTGGCCGCAGCCCGCGCCGTACCGGAATTGGCGGCCATGACGGCCGTGGACCGGAGCGACGGACTGGTCCTCAGGGCCTCCGATCGGGCTCGGGTCAAGCGGGTGTTGGCCAGCGCCGGGTTGCCGGTGATCGATCACGTGGGCTACCAGGCGGCCTCCGCCCTGTCGTTCTCCCTGCGCGAGGAGACGCGTCTTCGGAGTTATCAGGAGGAGGCGGTCCGGCGGTTTCTGCAGCAGGGCCGCGAACAGAGCGGGGTGGTCGTCCTGCCCTGCGGCGCCGGCAAGACGCTCGTGGGCATCGCCGTGATCCAGGCGCTCGGGCTGCACGCCCTGGTGTTGACGCCGAGCGAGACGGCCGCGCGCCAATGGCAGCGCGAGTTCTTGGATCGGACCACCTTGCGCCCGGAGGACGTGTCGCTGTATCGGCCTGGACGCCCCGTCACGCCCGTCACCATCACCACCTACCAGCGCGTGGCGGCGCAGGACAGACGGGGGAGGCGGCGACACTTGGAGTCTCTGACGAGCCATCCCTGGGGGATCGTGGTCTACGACGAGGTGCACATGCTGCCCGCTCCACTGTTCCGGCTCGCCGCCGATCTCCAAGGGGCTCGCCGGCTGGGACTGACCGCCACCTTGGTCCGGGAAGACGGCGCTGAGGCCGACGTGTTCAGCCTGATTGGCCCCAAGTGTTACGAGGTACCTTGGAAACAGCTGGAGCAGGCCGGATATCTGGCTGCGGTTCGGTGTGTCGAGCTGCACGTCCCGCTGCCCGCCGCGGAACGGGCGCGGTATCTGGCGGCGGGAATCCGCGAACAGCACCGCATCGCGGCTTCGAACTCCGCCAAGCGGCGCGTGGTGGCGGCCCTGTTGAAACAGCACGCGGGCGAAAGCGTGCTCATCCTCGGGCATTACTTGGAGCCCCTGCGCGCCCTCGCGGACGCAATCGGATGCCCGCTCGTCACCGGCACCACGCCACAGCCGGAGCGGGAGCGTTGGTTCGAAGCATTCCGAACCGGCCGCATCCGTTGCATTGCGCTCTCCCGGATCGCCAACATGGCCGTGGACCTGCCTTGTGCGTCTGTGGCGATCCAGGTGTCCGGCCTCTTCGGCTCGCGCCAAGAGGAGGCGCAGCGCTTGGGGAGGCTGCTGCGGCCGCAAACCCAGGAGGGGGTTTTTTACACCTTGGTGAGCGAAGGGACGGTTGAGGCCCAAACCGCCAAGCACCGCCAGCTCTACTTGGTGGAGCAAGGCTACACATACAGCGTATACGACAGCGACGAGTACCTGCCGGAAGGGGTGGATGAAGATGAAGCTGTCGGAGTGCCTGAGCACCGCTGA